The Paenibacillus uliginis N3/975 genome has a window encoding:
- a CDS encoding ABC transporter ATP-binding protein codes for MNITLEQLSKSFAGTKALHPLDLQIRSGEFTALLGPSGCGKTTLLRLIAGLETPDHGEILMGEECVFSSKRRIFKPVHKRGLGMVFQDFALWPHMTVFENVAFGLRAMKATGELRERVLEAIRAVRLQGFEDRYPGQLSGGQQQRVAFARAIAIRPRVILFDEPLSALDAMLRDEMREELTGLVRSIGLTAVYVTHDQTEAMAMSDQIIVMQQGRVMQKGTPEDIYHRPAVPYVARFVGKSNWLQADCAMVRPEHVQWAGASDSLSRNAVICGVSYVGERYEMQLELEDASVWTVYHSERMKIGERVTVYVSPKHVHSFHNDKEEEKR; via the coding sequence ATGAATATAACACTTGAGCAATTGTCCAAATCGTTCGCCGGAACAAAGGCGCTGCATCCGCTTGATTTGCAAATCCGTTCAGGAGAGTTTACAGCGCTGCTCGGCCCGTCGGGTTGCGGCAAAACGACATTGCTGCGGCTGATTGCAGGATTGGAAACGCCGGATCACGGAGAGATTCTAATGGGCGAAGAGTGCGTTTTCTCCTCGAAGCGGAGAATCTTCAAGCCCGTTCATAAGCGGGGACTCGGCATGGTGTTTCAGGATTTTGCATTATGGCCTCATATGACGGTGTTCGAGAATGTGGCCTTCGGACTTCGGGCTATGAAAGCTACAGGAGAGCTGCGGGAGCGCGTACTGGAGGCGATCCGTGCGGTACGTCTACAAGGGTTTGAAGACCGTTATCCGGGCCAGCTGTCCGGCGGACAGCAGCAGCGCGTTGCATTTGCCAGGGCCATCGCGATCCGGCCCCGCGTCATTCTGTTCGACGAGCCGCTCAGTGCACTCGATGCCATGCTTCGGGACGAAATGCGCGAAGAACTTACTGGCCTCGTTCGTTCTATCGGGCTGACCGCCGTGTACGTCACGCACGATCAGACGGAGGCGATGGCGATGTCCGATCAGATTATCGTTATGCAGCAAGGGCGCGTGATGCAGAAAGGGACGCCCGAGGACATCTATCATCGTCCGGCGGTTCCTTATGTTGCCCGATTCGTAGGCAAGTCGAATTGGCTCCAGGCCGATTGCGCCATGGTGCGCCCCGAACATGTCCAATGGGCGGGGGCTTCGGACAGCCTATCCCGGAATGCGGTAATCTGCGGTGTCAGTTATGTCGGTGAGCGGTATGAGATGCAATTGGAGCTTGAAGATGCCTCAGTGTGGACGGTGTATCATTCGGAACGGATGAAGATTGGGGAGCGTGTAACCGTCTACGTATCCCCGAAGCATGTGCATTCTTTCCACAATGACAAGGAGGAAGAAAAACGATGA
- a CDS encoding LysR family transcriptional regulator encodes MNLVKLEVIVQIAKHKKVTAVADAMGVSQPTITFHMKSLEKEFGVQLFEMRTGKVLLTDAGTALLHYATKIQALTQEAHRIVQEYREMNKGTLTIGASYVPGTYILPDLMSRFSETYPGITFRMFIKPAPAIRSLLLDHSIDIGFISSQPFEDPMLHQITVCDDELGIVLPTNHPLADQPAINPQAIAAERFIYHGTESTTRQMTEQWATTYGLQLRIGMELDSLEAIKRAVMLGEGISFISRMSVADEVERGLLALLPLPGSFPRRSVYACYHRDRWLSSQMKSFLDTIR; translated from the coding sequence ATGAATTTAGTAAAGCTGGAAGTCATTGTGCAGATCGCTAAACATAAGAAGGTTACGGCGGTTGCGGATGCCATGGGCGTAAGTCAACCTACGATTACGTTTCATATGAAAAGCTTGGAGAAGGAGTTTGGCGTGCAGCTCTTTGAGATGCGAACGGGGAAAGTGCTATTGACAGATGCCGGAACCGCGCTGCTTCACTATGCGACGAAAATCCAGGCGCTCACTCAGGAAGCGCACCGTATCGTGCAGGAATATCGCGAAATGAATAAGGGAACGTTGACGATCGGAGCCAGCTACGTGCCTGGTACTTACATTCTGCCTGACCTGATGAGCCGCTTCTCCGAGACGTATCCCGGCATTACGTTCCGCATGTTCATAAAACCGGCGCCTGCCATTCGAAGTTTGCTGCTTGATCACAGTATCGATATCGGCTTCATCTCCTCACAGCCCTTTGAGGACCCCATGCTCCACCAGATCACCGTGTGCGACGATGAACTCGGGATCGTCCTGCCAACCAACCACCCTTTGGCGGATCAGCCCGCCATTAACCCGCAAGCGATTGCCGCAGAGCGTTTTATATATCACGGAACCGAGTCCACGACTCGCCAAATGACAGAGCAATGGGCGACAACTTACGGCCTGCAGCTTCGGATCGGAATGGAGCTGGATTCGCTTGAGGCCATTAAGCGAGCCGTCATGCTTGGTGAAGGCATCTCTTTCATCTCCCGTATGTCGGTTGCCGACGAAGTGGAACGAGGGCTACTCGCATTGCTTCCTTTACCCGGCTCGTTCCCCCGCCGATCCGTTTATGCCTGCTATCACCGGGACCGTTGGTTATCCTCGCAGATGAAATCATTTTTGGATACGATTCGATAA